From Gossypium raimondii isolate GPD5lz chromosome 11, ASM2569854v1, whole genome shotgun sequence:
ttataaaaatatttacggctcagtttataaaaTTGAGGTCTTGGTTCCtcgatttcaaaatcaattaatttaataaatatttcttaaGCACAAATCACTAATTCATAAGCCTTCCTAAATTCATAAATTGCTCATAAACACTAAACAATGAAATTTTGGAACTCACTTGTCACATTTGGTGGTCTAgaaccactgtttccgacatcactgaaaattaggctgttacaactctccgccctttaggaaatttcgtcctcaaaatttgtTACCTGAGATTAAGCTTGGATACTGTGATCTCATCAATTCTTCTGTTTCCCAGGTTACCTCCTCCGAACCATGACGATGCCACAACACTTTAACTAACGGTACTCGTTTATTCCGTAATTCTTTAACCTCTTGCGCCAAAATCTTCATCGGTTCTTCCGAGTACGCCATATCTGGTTGTAGCTCAATTTCACTATGAGGAATCACgtgtgaaggatcagatctgTACCGTCTCAACATtgatacatgaaacacattatgaattttctcaagttcCATTGGTAAAGCTAATCTATAAGCCACAGGGCCAATTCTTTCAACAATTTCATATGGTTCAATAAATCTTGGGCTCAGTTTTCCTTTCCTACCGAATCGTAGTACTTTCTTCCAAAGAGAGACTTTTAAAAACACTCGATCACCTAACacaaattctatatattttcttttcaaatcttcatatgatttctgacgatcaGACACAACCTTCAAACTGTCCCGGATAATCTgaactttttcttcagtttctcggATCAAGTCGACTCCCACTAACTTGGATTCACTTAGTTCAGACCAATACAATGGAGTCTTACATTTCCTTCCATAAAGAGCTTCAAATAGTGTCATTTTTATACTAGACTGATAACTATTGTTATAGGCAAATTCAGCTAAGGGTAAATACCTTTTCCAGCTATTTCCAAACTCGAGTATACAACAACTCAACATGTCTTCTAGAATTTGAATCACTCGTTCTGATTGCCCGTCAGTCTCAGGATGAATTGCTATACTAAAACTTAGCTTAGTACCCAGAGCTTCTTGCAGTTTACTCCAAAATCTAGATGTAAACCTCGGATCTCAATCCAAAATAATAGATGTCAGACCCCGTGTAGTATTACAATCTCAGACATATATAATTCTGCTAACTTCTCAAGTGAAAAGTCTGTTCTGACCGGGATAAAATGTGTCGACTTAGTCAATCTATCAAAAATCACCTAGATCGAATCTTTCTTTCCCGAAGTCATAGGTAATCTAGATACAAAATCTATAGTGACAtgctcccatttccactcaggaatcatGACAGGTTGTAACAAACCCGTTGGTACTTGATGTTCTGCTTTCACTTGCTGACAAACCAAACACATAGCTACAAATTCACAGATTTCTcgtttcatacccggccactaatacattttttttcaaatcaaaatacatcTTCATACTACCCGGATGAATGGAATACATACTACTATGAGCTTTAGAAAGAATGTCAATTTTCAAATCTGAATTATTTGGAACACAAATTCTATTGCGATAGCGTAACATACCGCTATCATCAATGATATACTTTGAACTCAACTTGTTCCGAACCAACTGTCTTTTCAATGCCAATTTCTGGTCATTATCTTGCAGCTCTCGAATCCGTTGAAGGAATAAAAGTTTCATTCTCAATTTTACTAATACAGAACCATCTTCATTAAGAGATAAATGAGCATTCATTGCTCGAAGTGCAAACAAGGACGACTTTTGACTGAGTGCATCCACAACCACACTAGCCTTTCTTGGATGGAAGCCAATAACCAGGTTATAATCTTTTAGTAATTCTAGCCACTGTCTctatctcaaattcaactctttttgagtcatcaaatatttcaaacttttgtgATCCGTAAACACATAACACTTCTTGCCGTataaataatgtctccaaatctttaaAGTAAATACAATTACAGCCAAATCAAGATCATGtgtaggataattcttctcatgtgATTTTAATTACCGAGAAGCATAGACTACTACCTTTCCTGACTACACTAGTACACAACCTAATCCATTTTGAGACACATCACTATATACAACATACGGTACACCCGATTCTGGTTGAGTCAAGACTGAAGCTTCTGTTAACATTTTCTTCAATTGATCAAAGCTCTTGTGACACTCATCAGACcaaacaaattcaacatttttctgtAGTAGTTGAGTCATCGGCAAAGCAATCATCAAAAAGTTCTTAACAAAACGGTGGTAATATCCTGCTAAACCTAGAAAACTTCGCATTTCTTTATATTCTTCGAAGTTTTCCAATTCACCACTGCAGATATTTTACTCGAATCCCTTCAGCTGACACAAGATGACCCAGAAATCTGACCTCATaaagccagaattcacatttgctgaactttgcatacaactgtttcTCCCTCAAAGTCTGTAACACAATTCTCAAGTGTTGTGCATGCTCAAATTCTGTCTTGTAATACAtcagtatatcatcaataaatacaaccacaaatctatccaaataaggttgaaaaattcaattcattaaatccatgaaagcaGCAGGAGCAttggtcaaaccaaatggcattactaaaaactcataatgaccATACCTAGTTTTGAAAGTAGCCGTTGGCACATCACACTCTCTAACCTTTAACTGATAATACCCGGATCTGAGGTCTATCTTCGAAAATACTACAACACCCTTcagttgatcaaataaatcatcaatacgaggcaaaggatatttatttttaattgtaaccTTGTTCAACTGTCTATAgtctatacacaatctcaaagaaccatctttctttttcacaaataagataggtgcaccccaaggagacATATTCGATCTGATGAACCCTTTATCTAATAATTCTTGCAACTGTATCTTTAATTCCTTTAACTCAGCTGGTGCCATTCGGTATGGTGTTACCGATATCAGAGCTGCTCCCAAAATCACGCCAATCACAAACTCAACTTCACGATCAGGTGGTAAACCTGACAATTCCTCAAGAAACAAATCAGCAAACACATTAACAATTGGTAATTGTTCTAACTTCGATTCAAAACCCCGAGTATCAAGAATGTAGGCTAAAATGCCTCATTACCATTCCGCATTAATCTCTGAGCTGAAAAAGCTTAAATAATTCTAACAATTTCTTTCAGATTTGCAGACTCAACAGTAATCATCTCTCCTGTctaacatttcaaatcaatctaTTTTTCTCTAGAATTTACTACAGCATTATGCTtcgttaaccaatccatacccaaaataacatcaaattcctgAAAAGGtagtaacatcaaatcaacAGGAAATTCACAACCTTTTATTTTCAGTGGACAGTCACGacacactaaattaactattacACTTTAGCCTAATGGATTGGTGACTTGAACATCATAATCAGTAGGTTTaacaaataatttcttttctattgCTAATGCAATGCAAACATAAGAATATGTAGACCCAGGGTCATTCAATGCATATATAGTAACATAAAAAAGATAGAATGTACTAGCAATTACGTCTAAAGCTATAGCTTCTTCTCTTGCTTGGATAGCATAAGTACATGTCGACGCTTTAGTTTCTAACAAAACAGCCTTATCTCTCATATTCAAACGAGTAGCCCCAGTAACACTATTTTATTCTAAACATTTACTTCTTTGGGAAATGGCtaattgcttttctttttattcttcctCCTCTTTTTACAGTTGAGAACAATCTCGAATAAAATGATCAGTGTCCCCGCATTTGTAACAAGCTCCCGTCTTGCCTCTATATTCATCGAAGTGGGGTTTCCCACAATATTTACATTTGGGCTTAGGAACATTTTGCACACTACCCACACTAACCGTAGGTCTAATAGTCATCTTGTAATCTTGTTGAGTCGCCTTATTCTTATTTGATCGTTCAGACATTGAAGTAGGTTGATTGAATTCCTCTATAGGTTTTTTAGCCAGAAATGCTAAAACTGATTTGGAGGAGCTTCTCCTATAGGATTCTTTATTTCGTCTATCTTTCTGCACCTTTCTATTGTACACTTCTTCCATCTTTTGAGCACGATCTGATAGAACAACAAATTCCCTTATTTCAACGCCCCCAATCatcattctaatttcattattcaatCCTTCCACAAACTGaatacacatttcttctttGGTTAGTACAATCTCCCGAGCATATCTGTTGAGGTATACGAATTCTCTTTCGTACTCGACTATCAATCGATTACCTTGTCGCAAGTCAAGAAATTCCCTCTTCTTTTTATCCAAATATGTCTTGccaaaaaatttctttttaaattcactCTGGAAAAATTCCTAAGTGATTTTCTCTTTCGGCGCCATAGCCACTATAGTCATCCACCAATTATATGCTTCATTTTTCAGTAAGAAAACAACACATCTCAAATAACCATCTGGGGAACAAGCCATTTCTTCAAAAAATCTTACTGTATTCTGAAGCCAATATGAAGCTTTAACTGGGTCATCATCTGACCTACCCCGAAATTCTTCAGCCCTAAAATTTCTGAGTTTTTCTATCGGAGTACGTTTACTTGATTCACTTACTAGAGGAGGTGGAGGTGCAACCGGAGGCTCTACAGATGGTGCTGTAGGGGGAGTTGGTTGCTGAGCCTGATTTCTTTCTtgcataaatttattaaactattgGTTCATAAACCCAtagaacatatttttaagttcTTGTTCTTGCGTCGGGGAAATTGGGACACTACTACTTGTCCCATGCTCAGATGGTTGTACTCTACTATTAGCTTCATCACATTAAGTATGTTCAGATCTATCTGACATCTttacaatctataagaaaaacaaGGATTAGATCGGAtcatacacatcacactatcacagatttatatggcatgtatttctagacacTTTACACATTACATTCGTTCCGAGAATCAATTAAATCGAGGCTCCGataccaacaaatgtaacacccctaacccatatctatcactagaacagggttacgaagcattaccagagtttacagaataatttcaattaattcatGTCATTTACCATTTATAActgaaatcaaacatattatatCATATGGTCCCTTTAAATGGGCCATTGAGGTCCAAAATAGGTATTAGAAATAAATCGggaactcaaataatttttcgcaaaattttaaattttttcctaGATGCAAGGGGCACACGCCCGtttggccaggccgtgtgaaccaaATGACACGCCCGTGTCATTGGCCGTGTGGGAATTCGAtgtgagacacacggtcgtgtctcaacCCGTATCCTTACTCGTGTAACTCtttaacttgggtcacacggccaaccacacgctTGTGTGCTAGGCCTTGTggacaatttattttttgaaaattaggtgcaggggacacacgggcaaaccacacgcccgtgcgtatggccgtgtgtcacatatggctgagacacatgcccatgtctctacccgtgtggacaaaaataggtcattttaaggCCACTTACACATGCATTTTAACATCAACCTGCATACAACATTCAAATACACTAATATAACCCAACCAAGTAATCAATACACCAATATATCCCTTTTTCTCATTGGTCTACAAGCTCTTgatgtaaaatgtaaaatttttcattcagtagcatatatttcaatttcagtccacttcacaatttatacccctcaatttttaaaattatacaattacctcaacttttacaatttttacaatttagtccctcaccaATTAAGCTATCAAATGACCTATTTCTTCTCAATCGACGatttatccaaatattctaAGCTCCTTCATAGCCTTTGACAAGCAAAATTTAATGCCAAACCCAaggatttaatctttttcacaattaggttataaaatcaatttctattgaaattacttgataaaatcatcatataacaaaattcaagcttcaaatccatgttaattcatcataaacatcCAGCACACATCAATGgtcactttcaaaattacccatagaatcaataactaatgaattagatagttggacctaattgtagaagtcttaaaaacacaaaaatttcaacaaaaaagcaagaattgaactcacatggtgcaaaaatataaaaactagctTAGAGGACCTTCAATGCCATTTTTGGactgaaaattagaaaaataaatgtctagaattcaatttagtcacttgttttttctttattttaattcccaAATGATCACTTTGCCCCTAAATCATCACATTTCAAGATTTTTCTATGCACCTATCATTTCAGCCTTCTAATAAATGTATAATTACCTTTTTGGTCCTTCCTTATTTaccacttaagctatttaatccctatttctcttaattagttagttttgtacctttttcaatttagttcttttcttgaattaactatttaaacattaaaatttttgaagaatctttaatactaacttaatgacactctgtaaatatttataaaaatatttatggctcatttataaaatcgaggtctcgattccttgattttgaaaccaattaatttaataaatatttcttaagcacaaatcactaattcatatgccttcataaattcataaatttctcataaacactaaataataaaattttgaaactcacttgtcagatttggtggtctcgaactACTATTTTCGACATCActgaaaattaggctgttacaatTATGATTGTGTATGAtattataacatgttataaacTTTAGATTGGTTGGATTTGAATGCCTATTTATGCCATGGTTGTATAAACATTGTTGAGATTAGGTTGGTACcgaattgggtgagaaatatggcttggaaaatagtctaattttgtccacacgggcatgtgtctcagctgtgtataacacacggccaggtgacacggcctTGTGTCCCCTGATACTTCTATAGATATCAAGTCAAtagcttcacacggcctagcacatgggcgtgtggcttggtcgtgtgaaacaagtcagtatactctccagttttcacacggcctagcacacagcccAGCACACAAGCGTGcgaggccatttcgaagggtacacaacctggcacacgggcgtgttgTCTGACCGTGTGACCCAGTTCACTGAGTTACATGGGTTTGGACATGGgatgggacacagccgtgtttCCCCATTTCAAATGCCTACACGGTCTAGCCACACAGGCGTATGTCTCctgcactttgaaaattttctatgtttttcgaaaaatttcTTAAGTACTTGATTTAGTCTCGAAAAATTTTCTATGCCCAGATTATATGCTGCGTTTTGGAGGGACGTGGATTATTTCCCACTTGGTCCCCCAAGTTATCCGCACATTGCATTCGTCCCCTttaccttattttattttcatttggctcttttaattctatttttaatttaatttaatccctttcgtgtttttttatcaattaatttaataatattattattattatttgttaactCTAGTATTATTTGCATTGTtattaaacttttcattttttatatatgttacttatttagattaatgtatgtatattatttggtgtattacacatatatttttatttactttaaaattcattttaatattataatttcacatagtatttctttttatcttcctttaaatctatttcaaattagtatatatatatatatatatatatatatatatatattgtttgtgATAAAATTCTATGCATGtgatttatcaataattttcaatttccaCCTTGTATGCTattcatttttagtttatttcaaagattgtttatattaatttatttgatattccttttaattctttagcTTTTGGTATTAATATCTACCAACATATAACATGAGATTCTTACCATTGTTATattgtattgtttatttatatttattgattgTTTGACATTCATTAGTATACATTTTAGTTTATGAATCATCATCTCGCATTGTACATCGttattcaatcttttttttatttcgttcaAAAGAATTAcgtttaatatcatttaagtatcaaaaccaatttatccaaaaactttaaaaatagcgcaatactcgaaatttggaatccttgagagaattgagccctaacgtattgggttccaattttcctcgatgaatctaaataatcgaacattttgtttaatcaaaacacataaataaaaactcattctccGGAATTCGATACGTcatgtcctaatgtattggatgtgacatgtcattttctcgaaatgaagatttttaataataataaggggTATATTCAATGataggaattttgagaaattgtgccctaacgtattgggtttcaatttttcatctgacttaaagcaattgaatatccctTTTTGACTTCACCGcaagagttttgaaaatcaaaagacaagctcattctcgaggactaaaaatgtcgtgcCTTAATGTATTGGGCATGACATTTCATTACTCCGAGATGAGAAGGTCTTTAGCATTCACAtcgatttatccaagcatctttcataaaattaacattaataaaaaaggaaggatcgtattttaaaatcttttcaaattcccgacactaagacatttaacaatcaattcggtaccaatttcgggcgttacgagggtgctaacccttcctcgtgcgtaactgactcccgaacctattttctcaaaattcgtagacctaaaatcattttcaaggatCCGATCACGCCTCTTTAagagatcggtggcgactctaattttttttaaatcaacaaccaaatatttatttttaaaaacaaggtggttttgacagcttggcgactccactagggacatttagagagtcaagccgcaaaactgattattttttttcttattgtcaaaaattgaaattttgatttgaaaaattacgatcctccctttgcatttgtttgtatGACACTGTAAATCGAGTTTTAtatcttggcatcatattgcataaagactgtttagtcttacccgtttaagtgggagtgagaaactagtctttcgtgaggttttcacctccgtgcaggatagtggaccgcttccgggatacatccgtaccttgttttcgtgagattttcatctccgtgcagccatagggaaatgtattcccctgaaccgaactcggtccgtatgtgcctataatgggtgaagatcgaggaatctacaGGTTCGGATACCTCAACTTTAGAACCGAGCTGCATATAGAAAAACCTAAGAGCCCACCCTTGATCGTACTACGGAAACCCTAGTGGTTGCCCCGATAGGTGTTTGATTCCTTTTTTTTACTTACTTGAAGTTGTGTTTTTATGTTGCACTAACTTATGGTGTTTTTGTTATGTTTGcatgtcatttcatattcaaaagagtgtcgattcaagttcgattactaaattagaaagcttggcATGAAGaacgaatttcttgataaagtagaggACAATGCTGCTGTCTGTATGGGGTCAGAGAAAACACAATCTAAGAAAAGAGATAGTCTGTCGGGGGGTACACGTCGGAGTTATGGGACTACACCTGTATCAGTGTAACGTAAAATAGCCTTTAAGAATTAAAGGTAATATGGGATCATTGGAATGACGAAACTAAGCAATTTTTCAACTCTAGTTATGGTCTACTCGACATTAAGGTAGGCGAACATTTATTCCGAGCCTTCGCTCAGTATTGGAACCCCGCATATAGTTGTTTTACCTTTAGAAGGGTTGATTTAGTGCCCACTATAGAAGAATATGCCGCTTTGCTTCTTTGCCCAAAAATCCAAGTTGATAAAATCTACTCTAGAGCCGTTAATATCCCAACCTTTGTAAAGAAGTTGATGAACATTACCGaaatgagtgagcagtgggtcaCAGCATGGATCAAGCAGAAGGGGGAAAGCAAGTGCATCCCTTGGAAAAGCCTGCAAGAGCTGATTTTGGTGCACACTGATGCGAGGAAAAAGGTTGACGTCTTTGATCTGAGCATTTATGGGCTAGTAATTTTTCCTAGGGCCCTAGGGCACGTAGATGAGGCTACCTCAGATCTCTTTGACCGACTTGATAAGAGGGTTACACCAGTTCtggcaattttggcagaaaccttcaggaCACTGAATGCATGTCGAAGGACGGGTGAAGGCAGATTCATCGGATGTGTGTAGCTTCTACTTGCATGGTTCCACAGtcatttttagaaaattgataaggtttcgtatcgagtcttctctgaaaattattctcCATTAAAAGAGATAACAGCTACACCAAGGAGAGATGACATCTAGGAAGAGAAATGGTTGATCATTCTTCAGAATCTTCGTGAGGAGGATATCGAGTGGAGAGCCCCGTGGTTACTTCCGAATGAGATATTGTATCgatgtggtaattttgattAGGTCCCGTTACTTGGAATCTGGGGAGCTGTTGGTTATGCTCCATTGATGGTGCTAAGACAGTACAGGTCAAGGTAGtttatacctgcgacccaagACTTAGCTGAGCTCGAATTCTCATATAAAGACAATGGCTATAAAAAGAAGACTCAAGAGATAACCAATGCATAGGACCAAACTCGACGGATGAAGAGATTTGTCGTAGGCCCGATGACGACTCCTGAATATAATTAATGGTGGGTTAGAAGAATCAATGATAATATCCCAAGACTAGGTCAAGGCGACAATCCATCGATAGAAGAACATTTGCGGGTTGTTCCCTCTGAATTGGAAATTATCAAGGAAGATTTTGAGAAGAGGAATGCAGAGCTTGAAAATAAGATCGAGCggttggaagaagaaaagatgcacTAGAGATTAGATGTGGATGTTCAAAAGTTAGAGtctgataaattaaaaaaaggtaaGAACAAAGCTGAGGAAGATCTGGACAGTTTGAAGACAGACTATAAGAAGTTGAGGTTATCAATAAGAACTGCTGGGCTagggaaaactttaaagaagagtttgtcagagaaccaaaaggaaaaatgtgAACTAAAAGGTAGAGTGGCTGGGTTAGAAAGATCTCTTCATCAGTACCAAAGTTAAATTTCGCTATGGAATTGAAAGTGAGCTTGAGCAAGAtcgaagaaatgaaagaaagaatagaagagTTGGAATCGGTATTGCGAAATTGTGGGATCCGGACTGAGCACCTGGAAACCAACGAAAGTCGTCAGAGGGAGCAACTTCACCACTTTCAGAATTAAGTCAAAAACAGGGATCGTATCATGTGAGAAGCTGTGGTTCAAATTTGAGAGGTAGCTGATCACCTGCAGACTTTGGCGGTACAAGCCGATGCACTGAGCGTAAAGTATGAGCTGGAATCAAGTCAGGGACAAGAATTAGCTTCGTTACTTAGGAAAATTAAGGTTCTGAGCACTAGGGCAAAACCATATATGTAatctgttttatgtaaagaattttgttctctagtaaagttttctaaatgaaattgaatcagaatcgaCGTCTTTTTtcattcatgcatttgcattacattgcatcatatgcattagagTCCACCGAATGACCCTAACcggttaaaatcattaaagctAATCTGGAAACTGACAAAAGCTCACCAATTAAGCACCAATATAGTACTCGCCAAAAATCTaaggaaatggaccaaagattagagaaattggagcaaatgcaaaaggatatgcaagaacgGTTACAAGTACAAATGCAAGAGCGGCTAGGTAAAATCCAAGAAGACATgatggaaaaattgatcaaGGCTCAAAAAGATGCGATGGCTGAATTGACCCATCTACTGACGGGAATAGTAGACAAGGGAAAGGGCCTTATGGCTAATCCTGGAGAAGGTAAGGAGGATCCGTTGTGTTCTCCGGGTTTTACTCTACCAAATGTGCAAACCCAAGCTGAAATATACCCAAAAGGACCGTCTGTCACAATTAGGCCGCAACAATTACAAACTGGTGTCACAATCCCCACGATTTTCCAGGGAGGATTTAGTTTAAACCCGGGAGATAACCCAATTAATCCTATTATTCCCGATTGTGATGAAATAGCTGAAGAAGGAAAGACGAACTCGGAATTACCAAAATAATGGGAAGATAGgtataaatggttggaggaaaaattcaaagccttggAAAGCGCTGATAGTAATCAAGGAATTGACACTAAGGATCTAAGCTTAGCCCTAGACCTAGTACCTCCTCCTAAATTCAAAATgcctaaatttgaaaaatacaatggaaCTAGCTGTCccgaagcccatatcaccatgttctgtagaaggatgactggttacattaacaatgatcagctgctaatacactgcttccaagacagtttggtaggggcagcgtccaaatggtacaatcaattgagccgtaccaagattggttcatggagggacctagctcaagcattcatgaggcaatatagtcatgtgacagGTATGGTTCCTAATAGAATCACtttgcaaaacatggaaaagaagccaagcgaaagttttaggcagtatgcacagaggtggggGGAGGTTGCAGTCCAGGTTCAGCCACCCCTCTTGGAGAAAGCGACGACAATGCTCTTCATTAACACCTTGAAAGCCCCGTTTATCACACACATGATAGGACGGGCCACCAAAAGCTTCTCTGACATAGTCATGATGGTGAAATAATCGAAAATACTATCAGAAGTGGGAAGATTGATGCAGGAGAAAGTAACCAAAGGTCAGCCTCgaagaaaaaagagaatgaGGTAAACAACGCGAGTACATATAACAAAGGTTACTCAAAGTCGATTACCAGTCAGgctcatcaagacaagaatctggaACGAGGCAAAGCACTGAGAAgttccagttcacgccaatccCAATGTCGTATAAGAGTTGTATCAGAGGTTATTCGATGCACATGTTGTTCCCCCTCATTATCTAAAACCCCTACAATCACCGTACCCTAATTGGTACGATGCGAGCACACAGTTGGACTACCATGCAGGGACTATGGGGtattccatagaaaattgcataGCCTTCAAGAAACTGGTTGAGAAACTGATCAGTATGGGCGTTGTCAAGTTAGATGATTCACCCAATGCAAAACACCCATTGCCTAATCATAACGAGGTGAACATGATGAGTGGAAACATGGGGAGAAATGTTAAAACAGACGTTGTAGATGTAAGAACCCCTTTGAGATTAGTCTGAAAGGAGATGAAAAAAAGAGGGTTAATCACTGTAGATTCAGAAAAGAGTTATGAACAGAAAGagaactactgtgagttccaccaTGAGATAGGACACGAGATACAGGAATGTACGGAATTCAAAACTTTGGTTCAATGCATGATAGATAACAAAGAGATGGAGTTCTATGAAGAAGTTCAAGAGGAAGGAAACATATGCACCTCAAAATTAACCGTGGGAGTTC
This genomic window contains:
- the LOC105801051 gene encoding uncharacterized protein LOC105801051; protein product: MTLFEALYGRKCKTPLYWSELSESKLVGVDLIRETEEKVQIIRDSLKKVLRFGRKGKLSPRFIEPYEIVERIGPVAYRLALPMELEKIHNVFHVSMLRRYRSDPSHVIPHSEIELQPDMAYSEEPMKILAQEVKELRNKRVPLVKVLWHRHGSEEVTWETEELMRSQYPSLISGNKF